A genome region from Myxococcota bacterium includes the following:
- the sufC gene encoding Fe-S cluster assembly ATPase SufC produces the protein MLNVENLHVKVQDKPILKGISLNVGPGEIHAIMGPNGSGKSTFAGVLAGNPAYTVTSGTVNFDGRNLFDDAPEERALNGLFLAFQYPVEIPGVNNTYFLKAALNAKRKSQGLDEVDAVDFLKLIKEKMALLKMDEAFLQRSVNEGFSGGEKKRNEALQIALLEPKLVILDETDSGLDIDALRIVADSINALRDAGRSFIVVTHYQRLLDYIVPDFVHVLQNGQITRSGGKELALELEQSGYANPR, from the coding sequence ATGTTAAATGTAGAAAATTTGCACGTTAAAGTGCAAGACAAGCCAATTTTAAAAGGTATCTCACTCAACGTAGGCCCTGGTGAAATCCATGCCATCATGGGTCCAAACGGGTCTGGCAAGAGCACTTTCGCTGGCGTTTTGGCTGGAAACCCTGCCTATACCGTGACGTCTGGAACGGTTAATTTCGACGGTAGGAACCTGTTTGACGATGCTCCGGAAGAGCGGGCGTTAAATGGCTTGTTTCTGGCGTTTCAATACCCAGTGGAAATCCCTGGCGTTAATAATACTTATTTTTTGAAAGCAGCGCTCAATGCCAAACGCAAATCACAAGGCCTGGACGAAGTCGACGCGGTTGATTTTCTAAAGCTAATTAAAGAGAAGATGGCGCTTTTGAAAATGGACGAAGCGTTTTTGCAACGCAGCGTCAACGAAGGTTTTTCGGGCGGCGAGAAGAAACGCAATGAAGCGCTGCAGATTGCTTTGCTTGAGCCGAAGCTGGTTATTTTAGACGAGACGGATTCGGGGCTTGATATTGATGCTTTGCGCATTGTCGCTGACAGCATTAACGCGCTTCGGGACGCTGGCAGAAGTTTTATCGTGGTGACGCATTATCAAAGGCTGCTCGATTATATCGTGCCGGATTTTGTGCATGTGCTGCAAAATGGTCAGATAACACGCTCGGGCGGTAAAGAGTTGGCGCTGGAGTTGGAGCAAAGTGGCTATGCAAATCCGCGTTAA
- a CDS encoding SufD family Fe-S cluster assembly protein, whose protein sequence is MQIRVKAGESLTLNPSPATGEGLEIELEARAHLSLTQVTFCEGEQAQNWRVTFLGEHASCNLNFLDLVKQSGHLRTSVEVFHNVPNCKSRQLHKGLYADDAQGFLKAYVAVPFGALGTDAGQLHRSLLLSPNARVHAEPHLEINADAVQCRHGASIGQLDASALFYMKARGLNEVMAKRLLIQAFAGEVLQSIDDTAMRDELTQQVFAWI, encoded by the coding sequence ATGCAAATCCGCGTTAAGGCAGGGGAGAGCCTCACCCTAAATCCCTCTCCAGCAACTGGAGAGGGACTTGAAATCGAGCTTGAGGCGCGGGCCCATTTGTCGCTGACTCAGGTTACGTTTTGCGAAGGGGAGCAGGCACAGAACTGGCGCGTTACTTTTCTTGGCGAGCATGCTTCTTGTAATTTAAATTTCCTCGATTTAGTTAAACAATCCGGTCACTTACGAACGAGTGTTGAAGTGTTTCACAACGTACCAAATTGCAAAAGCAGGCAGCTTCACAAAGGTCTTTACGCAGACGATGCGCAAGGATTTTTGAAAGCTTATGTCGCTGTGCCCTTTGGCGCATTGGGTACGGATGCTGGTCAGTTGCATCGCAGTTTATTGCTGTCTCCAAATGCCAGGGTTCACGCTGAGCCACATTTAGAAATCAACGCCGATGCGGTTCAGTGTCGTCATGGCGCAAGTATCGGGCAATTAGACGCCAGCGCGCTGTTTTATATGAAAGCGAGAGGCTTAAACGAAGTTATGGCCAAACGATTGTTAATTCAAGCGTTTGCTGGTGAAGTCCTACAAAGCATTGACGACACTGCCATGCGCGATGAACTCACCCAACAGGTGTTTGCGTGGATCTAA